A DNA window from Zingiber officinale cultivar Zhangliang chromosome 3A, Zo_v1.1, whole genome shotgun sequence contains the following coding sequences:
- the LOC122051034 gene encoding piriformospora indica-insensitive protein 2-like produces the protein MRKMSCSWAFLLLVSPILLASHGLSEPESSIIAPMEEAEQEALYLVLQDLVGKWWNGSELYPDPCGWTQIQGVSCDLFDGLWYVTSLNIGPVFDNSLRCSQQARFNPLLFQLKHLRSLSFFNCFSRHQQMIIPSSNWKKLSGSLKTLEFRSNRGLVGGIPDDIVQLSELESLVIVENSMDGELPTELGKLERLKRLMLSGNHFVGRIPNSICVSSTELLIMDLSRNLLTGPLPPCLRNLTSLLKLDLSDNRFDGSLPPELGRLENLTLLDLRNNNFSGGLARSLNGMASIQDLLLAHNPNLGGSLEETEWGNLRELTTLDFSHAGLTGAIPEAMAALKKLRYVALDGNGLTGSVSPEFASLPCLGALYLNGNDLTGRLEFPREFYQRLGKRFAPWGNPNLCYDIAETAEIIPYGVAQCKQDHQELFSYAARARTEIWMTILCSWALFGLWLCFF, from the exons ATGAGGAAGATGAGCTGCTCATGGGCTTTTCTCCTACTAGTATCTCCGATACTCCTTGCTTCTCATGGGCTCTCCGAACCAGAAAGTTCCATTATTGCTCCAatggaggaggcagagcaggaaGCACTTTACTTGGTGCTCCAAGACTTGGTCGGCAAATGGTGGAATGGCTCAGAGCTTTATCCAGACCCCTGTGGCTGGACCCAAATACAG GGAGTTTCATGCGATCTGTTCGATGGATTGTGGTACGTGACATCCCTAAACATTGGCCCCGTTTTTGACAACTCCCTTCGGTGCTCACAGCAAGCACGGTTCAATCCCTTGCTGTTCCAGCTCAAGCACCTCAGAAGCCTCTCCTTCTTCAATTGCTTCTCTCGTCATCAGCAAATGATCATTCCGTCGAGCAACTGGAAGAAGCTATCTGGGAGCCTTAAGACCCTCGAATTCCGCTCGAACCGAGGCCTCGTAGGAGGAATCCCCGACGACATTGTTCAGCTTAGTGAACTGGAGTCCCTAGTCATAGTGGAGAACTCCATGGATGGAGAGTTGCCGACGGAGCTCGGCAAGTTGGAGCGCCTCAAGAGGCTTATGCTGTCTGGGAATCACTTTGTGGGCCGAATTCCCAATTCGATTTGCGTCAGTTCGACCGAGCTCCTGATCATGGACCTAAGCAGGAACCTTCTCACAGGTCCTCTCCCTCCTTGTCTGAGGAATCTCACGTCACTCTTGAAGCTGGATCTCAGCGACAACCGATTCGACGGAAGCCTTCCACCAGAGCTCGGACGACTCGAGAATCTAACGCTACTTGATCTCAGGAACAACAACTTTTCAGGTGGTTTGGCGCGCTCGCTCAATGGCATGGCCTCCATTCAGGACCTGCTTCTGGCTCACAATCCAAACTTGGGAGGGAGCCTTGAGGAAACCGAGTGGGGGAATCTGAGGGAGCTCACCACCTTGGACTTCTCCCACGCAGGCTTAACAGGTGCAATTCCGGAAGCCATGGCGGCGTTGAAGAAACTAAGATACGTTGCACTGGATGGCAACGGCCTCACCGGGAGTGTCTCGCCGGAGTTTGCGTCATTGCCATGCCTCGGTGCTCTCTACCTCAACGGCAACGACTTGACAGGAAGGTTGGAGTTTCCTCGAGAGTTCTATCAGAGGCTGGGGAAGCGATTCGCGCCGTGGGGCAATCCGAATCTGTGCTACGATATCGCTGAAACGGCAGAGATTATTCCATACGGTGTGGCACAGTGCAAGCAAGATCATCAAGAGCTATTTAGCTACGCTGCAAGGGCGAGGACTGAAATTTGGATGACAATTCTATGTTCTTGGGCTCTCTTTGGGTTGTGGTTATGTTTCTTTTGA